The Huiozyma naganishii CBS 8797 chromosome 9, complete genome nucleotide sequence GTAATTAAATTATTAAAATTGTAACATTAGGTGAAAgagatttttgaagaaaagaaggttAGAAATGCTTTGCAAAGCAAACTGCACTTATTTTCCAAGCATTCTCTTGTAGAATGGAACGTCGTCGTGAGCCATGGCATCGGCATCGTAGTCGCTGTCTCTCTTGGATGGTGGGACCCAAGAAGCTGATTTCCATGGTAGGACACCTTCTTCCCACATGATGTTaacttcttccaaagacAACCCCTTTGTTTCTgggacaaagaagaaaacataGACCCAAGAAAAGCACAGACAGCCCATAAAGACGTAACCGTAGTAGAAGTTGATAGCACCGGTAATAAATGGAGTGAAGAAACCCAGCAAGAAGTTCCAGATCCAGTTGGCGGCAATGGACAAAGCCATACCCTTGGCCTTGACTCTCAATGGGAAAGATTCAGACACAATAACGTAGGCAGTTGGGGCCCAGGTGGTGGCAAAacagaagatgaagaaacAAGTGAAGCAAATCATACAGTCACCGGCACCCTTGGAAGATGGTTGGTCTTTACCGTTTGGATATAATCTCGTGACACCGACCGAGGCGAAGACAACGAAGCAACAAATCATACCAGCAGCACCCCATAACAAACCGGTACGACGACCGAATCTTTCGACAAAGTAAATAGCAGGGAAAGTTGAGGCGAAGTTAACAACACCGATGATAATAGCAGTTTGGTAAGAGTCCTTTAGACCAACagcttcaaaaatttgagtaccgtagaagaagaagtagttAGCACCTGTCAATTGTTGCAAAGATTGAATCATAACACCTAAAATAGTTCTCTGAAGAACTTTTCCCTTGGTGGAGAATAATTCCCCCCAGTTGGctgatccagcttctcTTTCAGCTTCGATACCAGCAGCcaaaaattcaacttcGGCAATGACAGAAGGATCATCGACGGTTAGCTTGTTAGATCTAGCGACGGAAACCTTGGCATCCTCCATTCTACCAACCTCAATCAAGAAACGGGGAGACTCTGGGACAAACAACATAGCAGCGATCATAAAAAGAGCCCAAGCAAAACCAAGACCTAGAGGGACTCTCCATTGGGTGGAGTTAGTGTAACCGTGTTCCGTACCGTAATTGGTACAGTAACCTAAGAAAATACCTAGGGTAATCATCAATTGGTAACAGGACACCAATGTACCTCTGACATGTTTGGGGGAGACTTCGGAAATCAGCAATGGAGAGTAGACAGCAATACCACCAACACCGCAACCGGAAATAATTCTACCGATGAAGTATTGGTACCACTTGTCAATAGAGGCGATGGAGATGACTAGACCGATCATGTAAACAATGGTAACCCAGACTAGGGCCAATCTACGACCGTAGATATCACCCAGTCTTGACCAAGCCAAACCACCGATAGCACAACCAATGTTGAAAATAGCAACAATCAACCCCATTCTTGGGTTGGAGAAGTAGTAGGTTCCGTCACTATGTTTTTGCCCAAATCTCCTTAAGAAATCCTCATGATTCAAGAACCCACCGATGGTACCGGTATCCCAACCGTAGACGTAACCACCAAAAGCGATCATCAGACAAAGGATGGAGACAGTAACATAAGCGGAAGCTGGCTTCTTTGGCATTTCAGCTGCAGCGACTTCCATACCGTTAGCATCGGTGCCGAACGCCTTCATCTCATCGTTTTCGACCTTATTGGAAGAGTCAGATAACATGGAGCGTGAACCTGACGCAGTAGACGCGTTATCAACTTCGTTTGACATTTGGGGCAGTGAGTAATTCTATTTGTCTCTATTCTTTATTCTTCCGTTTTATTAGAGAAGCTAACTCTTTCTTGTATTAGAAGATGTAGAGAATAGTTGTGAGTGTTGTGGATTTCTTCTAGATGAAATAAGAAATAGCAACTGAAACAATATTTGGGAACCATTCCAGTAAAGCAAATAGAGGGAAATGTCAATGCTTTAtatatgaaaaaaaaaccaacCATACGGAGAGTCTGCCACTTTGCTAACGAACCAAACATCTCCTTACCTTGTATGTGGACATTGCAACTTTAGCAACCAAAAGTCGAACCATAAAGAGGTAAAACAATAGCAAGCGGGGGGGTGGGTGGGCATCTTATCAGAGGATGGTtgcttttctttcttttttctttcctttcttttttccattGGGGACCCCATTGCTATTGTTCTCCGAGGAGCCCCCCGGAGTACTCAAGTCCGAGCGGGCAAGTGAACAATTTTTCCGGGGCGCGGGCTGCTGTGGCGTTTCTCTGCGGGTCATTGTGTTTCCCTCGTGGCGCATTACTGCAGCAACGTGGAGCCCAACGCGGGGCTCCTGCGGGGCAGCAGTGGGGGCAGCCGGGGCGCTGTGACGCAGCGGCAGGGACACTGGCAGGGGAGTTTCTCGAAGAGACTCACCCCCACCCTCTCCAGTCAGACACGCCGCAGAGCAGGCGCGGGGGGGTCGAGGCTGCAACGGACAACGGGGAGTTTGGTGATGACGTTTTGGGCGAGGGCAGGCGCTCAGAAACATCCGCAGGAGAAGGGCGGGAGagggaaaagaaattggacTAAAAAATTGGAGGGTTCGGAGAACATCCGTCCGAGTGTGCAGCCCCGCGGAGAAGAGAGATACGGACTAGGGACAAATCCCAACTGGGTGGACACGGTAGTTGTTCCATCCAGGCAATTGTCCTAGTTGGCACGGCCGGTGGCTTCTACCCCAGACATGTACTTGATACGAGTTCCAGGCCCCCGAAGGATAATAATGTGTGGAGGTGCGGAGTGTGGTGTACATTGGCGTCTCCTGTGTTGTCTGTGTCGTTCCTGTGGAGACCAGGACAGAATTCTTCTTTGGAGATTCGGTCCACAGTACACCGGGTTCGTCAACTGACCATCGTTACGTCTTTACCAGAGAAAAGAAGTTATTGTTGATGAGCTAAAACACATGTCCATTGGGAATAGGCATATTTTTGTTATATCATGGCCCTCTCAAGGGGGTGGGGTGGTCAGTTCAAATGTATACTACTGTTACGTCTAGACCATCCAGTGAAAACAGtgcaagaaaaaaatgatattGCGGCGTGGGTGGTGAGGTGGGTTCGATAGGGCCAtttactttttttgatttccGGTCACTGGATCTCCTCGACCCCCGCATTAATTATTTTTCCTGCACAAACGCGGGCATGgcggggggggggggggggtcaCTtacattttcttgtttgtgCCTGAATTCAACATGGAAGGTCAAATCACGCACGTGGtgataaaaagaaaagctGGTAGGAGCTTCGAATGTATCCGTCCCAAGACGCATAAAAAAAGGATATTTTCACCATGCACACTCTTGTTTGTACCGGTGTCACAGTTGTGTCATCTGATCAGTACGTAATTACTCGGTCAGTTTTCTCAAGTTGCTTCCGTGTCTTGCATTGCATCTGTCCATGACGAATCTTGGAAGACGCAGCAATCTGTGTTTGCTTCGGCTTTACTTTTCTACTTACAATCACCCCCGCACTTCAATTCGAACGCATCGTGTCTTCCgttttatttctttgtctttGATCTTGACGTAGGAATAGAACACTTGGGTATGCAATAGAATATTCTCCATAAAGAAGCACTTAAAACTGGGGAAGCGCACGTAGTCTTCACGACTACTCTGTTTTCATGCATATGGTCATACTCGTTTACCATATTCAACGTAGTAGTAGTGTCGTAATGCTGCCCATCTTTTTCACACTTAGTCCAATGGAAACAGAGGAAACCCGGCGTCGTAAGGGAATTGGGCGAGGTGTTTGAAGGGAGGCTAGAAGAATCGTTTACGAGGGTCAGGGGGCGGGGGTAGTGATACTGCTATCACGGGCGCATATACAAGCCCGTCGTTGTCCAAAAAAAGGAAGTCGGAAAAAGAACAGCAGACTGCCAGTATCAACTGACGATAATACAATAGGGAGTACTCGCACGTATAAAAACACAAATCTTGTTCATGTATGTAACAAGGTATGGTGATTATCAGAGATACACCGGTGTTACGCATATGCTCTTTTCTTCCCCTCTCAATGAAAGGGATATATCCCCACAATGAGAGGTTTAGCGTATTTCAAAAAGGGTGATATTCACTTCACTGATGAATTGAGGGAACCGGAAATTGAGGCAGACGATGAGTTGATCGTTGATGTGGCGTTTTGCGGGATCTGTGGGACCGATCTTCACGAGTACACGGACGGCCCAATTTTCATGCCCAAAGATGGTGAGAAAAACGTTCTTTCAAATAAATCTATACCACAAGCCATGGGCCACGAATTCTCCGGCTACGTTGCGAAAGTTGGACCAAAAGTGACCAAAGTCAAGGTGGGAGACCGTGTTGTCGTCGAGGCTACGTGTAGTTGCGTTGACTTGCACAGGTGGCCAGAGTCCAAACATTATAAAACCCCGGCCTGTAATGCGTGTAAAGACCGCTGCGACAACTGTTGCGAGTATGCTGGGTTTATGGGACTCGGTGTCGTTGGCGGAGCCTTTGCGGAGCGGATAGTAACCATCGAGCACCACGTCGTCAAGTTGCCAGATGGGTTCCCCATGGATGTTGCTGCTCTGATTGAGCCTCTGTCAGTTGCGTGGCATGCAGCAAGAGTTTCAAAATTCCCACCAGGTAAGTCTGCCCTAGTGCTCGGAGCGGGTCCGATTGGTCTGGCCATGATTTTGGTCCTTAAGGCGCAAGGAGCCTCAAAGATCATTGTCTCCGAGCCTGCCACTATGAGGAGAGAATTGGCGGACAGGATGCACGTTGAAACTTTCGACCCTTCCACCCATGGTGATAAGTCTGTAGCAATGCTGAGGTCCAAGACTTTCGACGGTAAAGGGTTCGATTTTGCCTTCGATTGTTCTGGTGTCCCCGCCACGTTCAACACTGGTCTTCAGGCAGCACACTATCGCGGTACACTCTGCAACGTCGCTATATGGGGGAGCGGGTTTGATTTCAACCCAATGGGCATCACCCTTCTGGAAAAGGATGTGACCGGTTCAATTGGCTATACCGTTCAAGACTTCGCTGAAGTCACTGAGGCCTTCAAAGATGGCAAGATCGACATTGAAGAGTGCAAGCACCTAATTACTGGCAGATACAGGATCGAAGATGGTTGGGAAAAGGGTTTTCTCGAGCTGATGAACAACAAAGCGACAAACATCAAAGTGTTGCTGTCGCCCAATAATCACGGTGAACTAGATTAGGCTACATGGGAACTGTGAGGCAGCAATGGAGCTTGAAGTGTGCCGATTTTAACGATTGTACGATATATGTTATGTTATTTTTATGTTCAATTATTCATTCTTGTTGCTTTTGTCATCAGTGACAGAGACTCATTTCTGATTGATACAAGATTACTTCCGTAGATGTTTGTGTCCCCTATCGCCCAGACGAGTTTGCGGTTAAGAGTGTACACTACAACACTATAATTGTGAATTATTCGTTTGCGCCGCACGGAGCCCATCTGCCGAGCACATCTCTGTGTATTTGCTTGGTCTCTTGATACTTCCCTTTCTTGGGGAGTGTGGGTCGAGGAATCTCCGTATGAAGTGATCTGTCAGACGGTCTGCATTGGATTTTCGTTACAAGATCTGTGCACCGGATATTAAGTAACACCTGCACTAGACTGGGGAAACCCACAATCCGATTATATCGCCAACCAAACACAAGACAGGATTCCACCATGGGTGATGCTGTGGTGAAGAGGCGTCCGAAAGTGTTCAAGTGCCAGTTTGAAGGATGcgggaaagtgttcaaccGTCCCTGCCTTCTGCAACAGCACCGGTCATCGCACACGAACGAGAGGCCATACGTCTGCGATGAGTGTGGGAAGCGGTTTATGCGGCCATGCCATTTAAGTGTGCACAAGTGGTCGCATTCGCAAGTCAAGCCCAGGCAGTGTGATTTTTGCGAGAAAGGGTTTGTCACTGGAcagcagttgaagaggCATCTGGCGACGCATGCGAAGAGGGCAGAGAAATTGCTCGGTATTGACACTAAGCGACAGCAGGTGCAGAAAGCTTTGGGtatgaagaaaatatactCCCCCTGTACGGATTTTAACTTGACGGGTTCTAGTAAATCTCTTGTGGACTCCAAGGAAAGGCTGGACAAGACTCCCGAGTACACGACTGGTCCTCCGGACTTGCAGAATGCTCTGCTGGACACCGGTGTACCCTTGCAACATCTTGTGCCCTTCCAGTGCCCCTATGACGACTGTTCCACCGTGTTGGGTCCACACGATGAACTGATCAGTCATTTGCTCGAGAGTCACGTGGTCAGCAAGCTTACTGGAATCTACGACGACCCGACGTTGATGACGTACATACCGACTCCTGAAAACTCGGTTGAGGGCGGGATAGTGGAGGATCCCCTACTGTGGAGCGACATGGTTTGTAGAGAGCCCAGTTGCAGGGCTCTGTTACCCTTCCCCTCTGTGTTCGAGCTAATAGAGCACTACGACCAGTGTCACGGGTTCATCCCCTCCTCGCTGGTCAAGTACGGCTTCATAACACTATACGAGCCCGAGCAAGTTGTTAAGGAGGACGATCAAGCAAGTTACAACAACGATCCGCAACTTCTAGAACCACAGCGAACGGATGCTCACCACCACAAccaccacaaccacaaccacaaaCACCAGCTGACCAGAAATAGGGAGGATTTCCTACAATATTGAGCGCTTCTCTTCTCGAGCCGGAGACACAAAGTTCTAGGCATTGAGAACGGCCAATAGGGGCGGGCGCCCCGCACCATACCATCCCAACCGACAGCCTCTACTTGCACCGATCCTGGCCCACCTGTGCTCATCACACTACCGTATGCTCCCAGCCACGCCCTACCACTACGTACATAACGACAATATTCCAACCGCGCAGTCCCTGCGGCGCTTTCTGTGCGCTTCCGCTCTGCCCCCTGCGCCGGATAAACCCCGCCTGCGGCACTTTCTGggcagaagcagaaaaaacGCCGTGAGGTAATTACGAGAGCAAAAATAAAACCGGCGCTTTCTCGCGCTGCCGCTGCGGGGGGTTCTGTGGGGAACGCCTTGGCTCAGCGCGGATCTCGTATCGCATCGCATCGCTGACTTTGGGAATTCGCTGGTATTATAccagcttcttcttcttctgggcCGGGAACGCCCATGAATATACACGGCGATAGCAGGTTTGAGGGCTGACTTCATTCTCAGTCAAGCGCACCAGCGAAGGGATGGAAGAAtggaaggaaaaaaaaaaggcCCGTGGTATCATGCTCTGCGTGGAATATGCACTACTCTCTCTCAATCTCTCGTTCTCGATATAAAAAGGGTTTATTCAGTTTTAAGCTTGGATTCTGTTCGTGCTCTGTTCTGTCTTTGCTTTTCTTCCGTCGCTTAGAACCCCTTTCTGAAACACAACTGGTCAATTCAAGACAATTTATCAGACTGAATAATGGTTCATCTAGGTCCCAAAAAACCACCTGCCAGAAAGGGCTCTATGGCCGATGTCCCCTCCAAACTGCTGAATGAGGTTAAGGAATTCGAGGAAATGTTTTCCGTTTCTGCTGAGAAATTGCAGGAGGTCACAAAGCACTTCATCACGGAATTGAACCAGGGTCTGTCCCCCGAAGGTGGGAACATCCCCATGATCCCAGGGTGGGTCGTCGAATGCCCCACTGGTAAAGAAAAGGGCGATTTCCTGGCAATTGACCTTGGTGGCACAAACCTGCGTGTTGTCCTCGTCAAATTGGGCGGCGACCGTACTTTCGACACTACGCAGTCCAAGTACAAGATCCCAGACGCCATGAGAACCACCAAGAACCCAGACGAGTTGTTCGTCTTCATTGCCGAGTCCCTGAAGAGTTTCGTCGAGGAACAGTTCCCTCACGGCGTCTCAGAACCTATCCCATTGGGGttcactttctccttcCCAGCGTCTCAGGACAGAATCAACCAAGGTATCTTGCAGACCTGGACCAAAGGGTTTGACATCCCCAACATCGAGGGTCACGACGTCGTCCCCATGCTAGTCAAGGAGATCACCAAAAGGAACCTCCCCATCCAGGTCGTCGCCCTGATCAACGATACCACGGGGACTCTCGTCGCTTCTTCGTACACGGACGGGGACACCAAGATGGGTGTCATCTTCGGGACCGGTGTCAACGGGGCCTACTACGAGGAGGTCGCCAACATTCCCAAGTTAAAGGGGAAACTCGCTGACGACATTCCAGCCACGGCACCAATGGCCATCAACTGTGAGTACGGGTCCTTCGACAACGAGCACAAGATCTTGCCAAGAACCAAGTACGACATTGCGATCGACGAGGCCTCCCCAAGACCAGGGCAGCAGacttttgaaaagatgTCCTCCGGTTACTACCTGGGTGAAATCCTGCGTTTGGCGATTCTAGACGTGTACGAAAAGGGCTGTATCCTGTGCGACCAGGACATGACTAAACTGAACACCCCTTACATCATGGACACCTCCTTCCCATCCAGAATCGAGAACGACCCCTTCGAAAACTTGGAGGACACGGACGAGATCCTGCAAAACGAATTGGGCATCAACACCACGGTCCCAGAACGTAAGTTGATCAGAAGACTGTGTGAACTGATCGGGTTGAGAGCTGCAAGATTGAGTGTCACTGGTATTGCTGCCGTCTTTGAGAAGAGAGGTTACAAATCCGGTTCCGTTGCCTGCGATGGGTCCGTCTTCAACAGGTACCCAGGTTTCCAAGAGCACGCCGCCCAAGCGTTGAGAGACATCTTCGGTTGGGAACACGGGCCAGCGTCTTCGTACCCAATCGTCTTGACCGCTGCAGAGGACGGTTCAGGTGCCGGTGCTGCCGTGATCGCAGCCTTGTCCAAAAAGAGACTAGAAGCTGGAAAATCTGTCGGGATTATCACACCATGAAGTGGTCCCCGTTCTGCCCCCCACACTTAATGAGCaattcttttcttcttacATAACGACACCCTTTTTCCAATCTTGACTGATAGTGATACTACTTCTGGGGAAATGATCAGAGAATTTATCGTATCGATAGAGGTAGTTATATACTTTATAGAGGTACATTTAAGGCTTTATTGTTAACGAGTTTCTTAATTCTCCCAGTTCTTACCGTTTCcttgtttgtttgcttAGCGAATATTCAGTGTATTTCAATCAACTTCGACATCTGATCCCAAGAAATCAAGGGAACACGATTCAATGCTACTCCCAGACGATGTGGTCTGTTGAGCGGCCCCGTCAGGTGCCGGAAGTTGCGTAGATTCCAGGTCCAACACAGCAACACAGCTACCCTCAGAATCGATTGATATACTTTCAATAGTCGGACTATATGTGCTTTCTAGGGGTGGAGCATTGGTATGTGTTTCTAAATCAGTATCATCCCTCAAAATCGACAGCTCGTCGTGTTCGAGGACCGATAAACTGGAATTACGGGTAGCAGTGGAACGCGTTTTGTCGAAGTTATCGTAGCGATATCCCCCAGATAAGTCTGCGATACTTCGAATTCCCCGTTGCGTTTGGTGTTTGGATCCCGTATTGCCCACTTCGCTTTCTTTAAGCCGTTGTTTCGAAAAAGATCCCACAGAACGTTGTCGAGTACTGCACTCTTTAGCAGGGTGaacatcttcaagtatGTTGGCCCTTTTTAAAGTCGCGCCTCCTTTTAAGCATGGCCCGTTGGCTGTAGTTTTCCTTCGGGACATGTCACCTTTGTATTTTTCATCACCCAAATACTGAAGTAGGCTGTCATCAGATGATAGACTGTCAATGCTTGCATCACTTTCTGGTATGAAAAGTGTGCCCTTCGGCGATTTGTGATGACTATACCTCCCCAATTTGTTCCTGTATTCGATGGGTAGTTCATTAGCGCAAAAAGTAATCGATTCACCCAGTCCTGCCACTTCTTGACAATGCAATGAGAACACTAGCTCAGACTCGATAGAGTCAAAGAACGCACATACTCTATATGCCTTCGGCTCCTTGAGTTGACTCAACTGGATTCTACGGAAATCTACAAGTTCGTCGgaatctttcaaaatttcaatgTCCAGAGAGAGGTGTGAGCCATGCCATACCGCAGTTCTAAATTCCGCTGATATCTCAACTTTGAAAACAACATTTATTCCGTCGTTCAAATTTTTACAGGAAGTCACTTTGCTCTGTATTGTTAGCTTAGGTAATAGGAGAATAtcttctttgattttgGCACCCATTCCTAGCTTCAACCCCAAGAAGTACTCAATCTCGCCATCATCTAGTTGTTTCAATGCTTGTAGAGTAGTAACATTATGATTTGCCAATTTCCGTACAGAGACTAAACCGATGGATTTCAGTTGGCGTAATACCATACAACTATCCTCCCATGCATTGGCATTGATGCATCTTAACAAAAACAGTGcgtttttcaaagagagGCCATCCTTCTGTTCAATAAAGGTGTCAACCATGCACTTCAGTAGACGGTAAGAGTGCCGAAACACTCGCAATTTGTCTTGAACGAGTACAGAATGCAATTTACGTGCCCAATCATGCAATGGGTACTCAAGGCCACCTAGTTCATATTGAATAAGCAAAGATGTCTTCTGAAAGGTTTGGTCAATGATTTGgctttgttttttctccGTGAGATATGGATACCTTATTAGTGGTGAGAGGTTTATTTCCTTGTacaatttcttttcattaTATCTTAGACGCATCTCGGAAAATTCTTCTGAACGCACCAAAATATCCAAGACATCCTGCAGAGAACGCCCTTTTTTGGCACCGATAAATCTTTTAATCGTATCGAATAGAACATAATGCCGGACCATTGCCTGGCCAAAGGGAGTACACAAAAGTGTGCCATCTTGATCAACTATCAACATTGCTTCTAGCAACTGCTTGACCAGCCCCTGACAAAAGTTTTTGAGAACCGCGTGCTGTTTGATGTCTGATCGTAGATGTTTCGTCACTTGCCAGTATGCTGATGGGTTTTTCTGGAAGCgcacaaagaaaaaactcTTTTCAATCCATGAAACAGCGCTTTCTATGGACGTTATACATCCCAATGAGATCTCTGAGCAAATATGCTCAATCAAATCTAAATGTAAGGTACTTTCCAGCATGTCATTTCCATCGAGTAGCTTCTCGTACTTACTTTTCTGCTCAACATCGGTCATTATTACTGAGCAACCCGTTTTCTCAAACTGTGGCCGCCCGGCTCTACCGATCATTTGTAAAATCTCTAAATTGGAATATTCCTTGTTTTCTGAACTGTTCCACATACTTGTCCCCTTGATTACAACAAGATATGCTGGTAAATTCACGCCTACAGCTAATGTCGATGTTGAGCAAAGTATCCGAACTTTTCCATTCATGAAGTTCTGTTCCATTGCGGTTCTATCTGGTAATGAAAGACCTGCATTATGAAATCCGACCCCAGCGTTGAAACAGTCCTGAATGGCTGGGTCCGATAGAGTGATTGAGCCTTTATTCCGCGGTATCCGTAAAGATGAGGCAACGTGTTTCGCTAAGTACTTTGCTGTGGAGACAGTTGAGGCCCTTGTTGGACAAAAAATCATTGTCGGTTTACCTTTGCAGTGTTCCAACAAAACTTCTGACAGTTTGGTATTGTAGAAAGCGTCTCTCTGGAATGAATTTTTATTGTAGAATTGGAAACCGTATACGTGTTTTTCCAAAGTAACTTGTCGATATTCATCGTCAAATTTTAGGATCTTTGCCGATTTCCGATTCTTAGCTTTTAGCCAAGAGGCTACATCTTCGATATTTGGTATAGTGGCACTTGCAGCAACAATTCTGATATCGGGGCACATGTTATTCATTCTTGTCAAAACTACTTCCAGGGTGGCACCTCTTTTTTCACTAATTGTATGTATTTCATCCACTAGGACCAATTTGACCAGCTCGAATAATCTCTTATAGTCTTTCCATTTCCGCGTAAGTAAATCCCATTTCTCCGGTGTGGTGATTATAATGTTGCACTTTTTCACGCTGTCATTATCGAGATAAGATGTGTCACTTGTGAGCATCCCCACTGTCAAGTCAAGAAACTTGGGTTCCCATTTCTTCGAGATCTCGCAGCATAACGATTTGGTGGGAGCAATATACAGTATCTTTGTATTAGAGTCTGACTTTTTTTGGATACTGTTTAGAGTTGACAGGATAGCCAATTCGAGCAAAACGGTCTTCCCAGAACCTGTAGGTGAAGTAACCACGCAATTTTCATTGCTTTCATATAGTGTACTGAAGGCTGCCGATTGCATTTTGTTGAATCTATCAAACGGAAATAACGTTTGGTATCGCTCTGGTAGAGAACTAACCAAAATCTGGGATTCTACTTTAGCGGCTTTCTTTACAACggttattttctttcttttctttaaaGGCTCTTTCCTATGAGTGGAGTTCCCGGCGGCAATACCAAGGTCATCCTCCTCTATTGAGTAGTTCGTAGAAAATTCGGACCCTGTAAATACGGAACTATCATTGGTGTTGATTTCGTCCTCTGCTgcatcgtcgtcatcaaGCAAAGAGTTGTGATTCACATATATCTTGAAAGGTGCCTTCTCATTTCGCCTCCTTTTACAGGAAGTCTTTTCTTGTATAGGTGGATAAAAGTTACCGTCTACGTATCAGATATTGTTAGTAACGAAATCAGTAGTTCAGCGACTATTAGAGGAAAGAGGGTATTTTGTAGCTGACTTATCCGTACCGCTTAGGCCATGTTTGGCATCTCTACCGGTGCTAACGGTCCCATCTTGGTCAAATTTGGTACCCATGGAACCTGTTCAATGAGTGCTCTGTTATTGTTTGTACGTGATAGTTCCTTTGCCACCTCAGCGCTGTCTTCGTCTTAGACAACTGTGAACTGTTGATGACTGTTGtttatttattattataatTATTATCATATACAAAGAAAGGAACCTTGTCGTCGTCAATGCAGTGTGGTGGTGAAAGAGGGAGAGAAGGGTCAGTTTGATTGGCTTGTACGCAATGGTGAACTTGTTGGTACCGCAGGATGAGGTTAATGTTGACGAGAACGACATTGGCGTGACTTTAGAGGAAACAGCAGGACAGACAGGTCAATCTCTGGTAGGCTTCTCACCCACCATTGGCAGTGAAGATGGTAGTAGCGACGACGATATGGGAAGAGATGAGGATGCTATGAGGCGTGCTGCGCATCAATTGCTTAGACGGGAAAACTCTAAAGTTGTAATACGGTATAAAGATGACAGGATGCTGCTATTTGACTGTAGCAGCGATCAAGACAGTGAACCAGAGGGAagtgatgacgacgagggcAATGGCAACAAATCCACGTATCCTATAATATGTCAAAACAGTGACATATCACATAGTCCCTGCAACATGTTGATGGCTGCAATACGGTCCTTCTTACAGACCTACTATGGACCTCTACAATTTGCAAGCAA carries:
- the HFM1 gene encoding DNA helicase (similar to Saccharomyces cerevisiae HFM1 (YGL251C); ancestral locus Anc_3.578); protein product: MGTKFDQDGTVSTGRDAKHGLSDGNFYPPIQEKTSCKRRRNEKAPFKIYVNHNSLLDDDDAAEDEINTNDSSVFTGSEFSTNYSIEEDDLGIAAGNSTHRKEPLKKRKKITVVKKAAKVESQILVSSLPERYQTLFPFDRFNKMQSAAFSTLYESNENCVVTSPTGSGKTVLLELAILSTLNSIQKKSDSNTKILYIAPTKSLCCEISKKWEPKFLDLTVGMLTSDTSYLDNDSVKKCNIIITTPEKWDLLTRKWKDYKRLFELVKLVLVDEIHTISEKRGATLEVVLTRMNNMCPDIRIVAASATIPNIEDVASWLKAKNRKSAKILKFDDEYRQVTLEKHVYGFQFYNKNSFQRDAFYNTKLSEVLLEHCKGKPTMIFCPTRASTVSTAKYLAKHVASSLRIPRNKGSITLSDPAIQDCFNAGVGFHNAGLSLPDRTAMEQNFMNGKVRILCSTSTLAVGVNLPAYLVVIKGTSMWNSSENKEYSNLEILQMIGRAGRPQFEKTGCSVIMTDVEQKSKYEKLLDGNDMLESTLHLDLIEHICSEISLGCITSIESAVSWIEKSFFFVRFQKNPSAYWQVTKHLRSDIKQHAVLKNFCQGLVKQLLEAMLIVDQDGTLLCTPFGQAMVRHYVLFDTIKRFIGAKKGRSLQDVLDILVRSEEFSEMRLRYNEKKLYKEINLSPLIRYPYLTEKKQSQIIDQTFQKTSLLIQYELGGLEYPLHDWARKLHSVLVQDKLRVFRHSYRLLKCMVDTFIEQKDGLSLKNALFLLRCINANAWEDSCMVLRQLKSIGLVSVRKLANHNVTTLQALKQLDDGEIEYFLGLKLGMGAKIKEDILLLPKLTIQSKVTSCKNLNDGINVVFKVEISAEFRTAVWHGSHLSLDIEILKDSDELVDFRRIQLSQLKEPKAYRVCAFFDSIESELVFSLHCQEVAGLGESITFCANELPIEYRNKLGRYSHHKSPKGTLFIPESDASIDSLSSDDSLLQYLGDEKYKGDMSRRKTTANGPCLKGGATLKRANILEDVHPAKECSTRQRSVGSFSKQRLKESEVGNTGSKHQTQRGIRSIADLSGGYRYDNFDKTRSTATRNSSLSVLEHDELSILRDDTDLETHTNAPPLESTYSPTIESISIDSEGSCVAVLDLESTQLPAPDGAAQQTTSSGSSIESCSLDFLGSDVEVD